A single Alteribacter lacisalsi DNA region contains:
- a CDS encoding DUF1850 domain-containing protein, whose product MKQSVYILVALLILTAAAAAALFIAAPERVLEITEAKTGEILWQEPIEEEEWFHHEYIHSVQKSKVIEKFKLGSDGQMYTMESWTRSFGAGLPYEDKGNMEVIDGWYVTRDIYSPLDELQMIPSHLYPHTFHFNEKEADLTEPPFKRTHIKIEVRLLTIRERIGYFFT is encoded by the coding sequence ATGAAACAGTCTGTTTATATTCTCGTTGCGCTGCTGATCCTGACCGCCGCTGCAGCTGCGGCTCTGTTTATTGCTGCCCCGGAACGAGTGCTGGAAATTACAGAAGCCAAGACCGGGGAAATACTATGGCAGGAGCCGATTGAAGAGGAAGAATGGTTTCATCACGAATACATTCATTCGGTCCAGAAATCAAAAGTGATTGAAAAATTCAAACTTGGCTCTGACGGACAGATGTATACAATGGAAAGCTGGACCCGTTCATTTGGAGCCGGTCTGCCTTACGAAGATAAAGGTAATATGGAAGTCATTGACGGCTGGTACGTCACGAGGGATATTTACAGTCCGCTTGACGAACTCCAGATGATTCCATCACACCTTTATCCCCATACGTTTCATTTTAACGAAAAGGAGGCCGATCTTACGGAGCCTCCGTTTAAGCGCACTCATATTAAGATTGAGGTCAGACTGCTGACCATCCGGGAACGGATCGGTTATTTTTTTACCTGA
- a CDS encoding TAXI family TRAP transporter solute-binding subunit gives MKKYSFLVMLLAMMLVIAACGDADDNGGDADGDDDQTEETGDDNGDGEEAAADWISDVTVLTGGEQGVYFPLGGAMAQIISDNVDDVSASGVSTGASVVNINDIQDGMGELALVQNDIAYFGQEGMIMFDESLDNFSGIATLYPEVVQIVAMADSGIESVEDLAGQRVAVGDQGSGTEANASQILEAHGITYEDINQEYMDFGDAAGGIQDGNIDAAFITAGTPTGAIESLQANRDITIVNISDDAIENLTSEYPYYTEYTVEGDTYGTDEATTVAVQAMLIASNDLPEDQVYEMTRALFENLDVIEGTHARGGDISLETAQDGMSIELHPGAQRYFDEQ, from the coding sequence ATGAAGAAGTATTCGTTTTTAGTTATGCTTCTGGCCATGATGCTTGTGATTGCAGCGTGCGGCGATGCCGATGATAACGGCGGCGACGCAGACGGCGATGACGATCAGACAGAAGAAACAGGGGATGACAACGGAGACGGTGAGGAAGCAGCAGCTGACTGGATTTCTGATGTTACTGTCCTTACAGGCGGAGAACAGGGTGTTTACTTCCCGCTTGGCGGCGCGATGGCGCAGATTATCAGTGATAACGTAGACGACGTTTCTGCAAGTGGTGTATCGACTGGTGCATCGGTTGTAAACATTAACGATATTCAGGACGGAATGGGTGAACTTGCCCTTGTTCAGAACGATATCGCATATTTCGGACAGGAAGGGATGATCATGTTTGATGAGTCCCTTGACAACTTCTCCGGGATCGCGACGCTTTATCCGGAAGTGGTTCAGATTGTAGCCATGGCAGACAGCGGAATTGAATCAGTAGAAGATCTTGCAGGCCAGCGTGTGGCTGTCGGTGACCAGGGGTCCGGTACAGAAGCGAACGCAAGCCAGATTCTTGAAGCTCACGGTATTACGTACGAAGACATCAACCAGGAGTACATGGATTTCGGTGATGCAGCAGGTGGAATCCAGGATGGCAACATCGATGCGGCATTCATTACTGCCGGTACACCAACAGGTGCGATCGAGTCCCTCCAGGCCAACCGCGACATTACGATCGTAAACATCAGCGATGATGCAATCGAAAACCTTACTTCCGAGTATCCTTACTACACAGAGTACACGGTTGAGGGTGATACGTACGGTACAGACGAAGCGACTACGGTAGCGGTTCAGGCGATGCTGATTGCAAGCAACGACCTGCCTGAAGATCAGGTATACGAAATGACTCGCGCATTATTCGAGAATCTTGATGTGATCGAAGGAACGCACGCACGTGGTGGGGACATCTCTCTTGAAACAGCTCAGGACGGTATGTCCATCGAGCTTCACCCGGGTGCCCAGCGTTACTTTGATGAGCAGTAG
- a CDS encoding TRAP transporter permease: MSTNEPPDRQDPKSTPADPQAKSQALELQSSDRVLRGKWGLLFMVLALTLSIYHFYTAGFGLQVGTRTHLLFHLMMGLTLVFILYPIKKGLGQTKVPWYDLVLAGAVLFVGIYIIQNQQSQAILSARPTDFDIFISVALIALVLEATRRVVGKPLVIIAACFIAYYFLGEFMPGILRHTRTDFDRFFYEMGYTTAGIFGTPLSVSATYVFIFILFGAILESTGAGKMFIDLALRAFGRYKGGPAKAAVVASGMLGSISGSSTANAVTTGTFTIPLMKRVGFRPHTAGGIEVAASSSGQFLPPIMGAAAFLMIEYTGIAYVEIIRSAMIPAILSYVAILLMVHFEASKYNISGLKKSELVSARRLLLQQGYLILPVFVLIYFLVQRFTVPNAAFFAIVVILIMAFFAHRFKERLGRSLLYAVLLMAFAFSLQYILVFLNNFTPREIQWRDEIPILVVLSLVIAALFAVAQKGLKVESAPVKYGMPQLVRGLELAARNSLSVIVATATAGILIGVVNLTGLSLKLSNMIISFSGTLADIIPAFMTFENTQLYFALILTVIACLILGLGLPTTATYVILAAMVAPALVDLGVPILAAHLFVLYYGVLADDTPPINLPAYATAGIANAEPVRTGVQGFKYDSGALLLPFAFATNPIILLLTDASWTIVAVNIFTALVGIIAFASVIQGWFVLKYYWFERWAALIAALVLINHHWISDLIGIGIVAILFTSQFIRGRKEKEKQDTPVTE; this comes from the coding sequence ATGAGTACAAATGAACCGCCGGACAGGCAGGACCCCAAGTCCACTCCGGCAGATCCCCAGGCGAAGTCTCAGGCACTGGAACTCCAGTCAAGTGACCGGGTGCTGAGAGGCAAATGGGGGCTGCTCTTTATGGTTCTGGCCCTTACTTTGTCCATTTATCATTTTTATACGGCCGGATTCGGCTTGCAGGTAGGTACCCGTACACACCTTCTTTTTCATCTGATGATGGGACTGACACTCGTGTTTATCCTTTATCCGATCAAAAAGGGACTGGGACAGACGAAGGTACCCTGGTATGATTTAGTGCTGGCTGGTGCTGTGTTGTTTGTGGGTATATACATTATCCAGAACCAGCAGTCCCAGGCGATTCTGAGTGCACGCCCGACAGACTTTGACATCTTTATCAGTGTGGCACTGATTGCCCTCGTGCTGGAAGCCACGCGCCGGGTCGTCGGTAAACCGCTTGTCATCATTGCGGCCTGTTTTATTGCGTATTACTTTCTCGGAGAGTTCATGCCGGGAATCCTCAGACATACACGAACCGACTTTGATCGTTTCTTCTATGAAATGGGTTATACCACAGCGGGGATATTCGGTACTCCCCTTAGTGTTTCGGCTACTTATGTATTTATCTTTATTTTGTTCGGTGCGATTCTCGAGTCCACCGGTGCAGGTAAAATGTTTATCGATCTGGCGCTTCGTGCGTTCGGACGCTATAAAGGCGGACCGGCCAAAGCAGCCGTTGTCGCCAGTGGTATGCTCGGAAGTATATCCGGGAGTTCCACAGCCAACGCCGTAACAACAGGAACGTTTACCATTCCTCTTATGAAGCGGGTCGGCTTCCGTCCGCACACAGCAGGGGGAATTGAAGTTGCGGCCTCCTCGAGCGGACAGTTTCTGCCGCCGATTATGGGTGCGGCAGCCTTCCTGATGATCGAGTATACGGGAATTGCCTATGTGGAGATCATCCGCAGTGCCATGATTCCGGCGATTCTCAGTTATGTGGCGATCCTGCTGATGGTTCACTTTGAAGCGTCCAAATACAACATCAGCGGACTGAAAAAAAGCGAGCTCGTATCGGCGAGGAGACTGCTGCTGCAGCAGGGATATCTGATTCTGCCGGTTTTCGTGCTCATCTACTTCCTTGTACAGCGGTTTACCGTACCGAATGCGGCCTTCTTCGCGATCGTCGTGATTCTGATTATGGCGTTCTTCGCCCACCGCTTCAAGGAGCGTCTCGGACGAAGTCTGCTGTATGCTGTGCTTCTGATGGCGTTTGCTTTCAGTCTGCAGTATATACTCGTGTTCCTGAACAACTTTACGCCTCGTGAGATTCAGTGGCGTGATGAAATTCCGATTCTTGTCGTTCTGAGCTTAGTTATAGCCGCTCTATTTGCGGTGGCCCAGAAGGGACTGAAAGTCGAGTCGGCTCCTGTCAAATACGGCATGCCACAGCTCGTGCGCGGTCTTGAACTGGCAGCAAGAAACTCTCTTTCTGTCATTGTTGCGACTGCAACAGCAGGTATTCTGATCGGGGTTGTCAACCTGACAGGACTGTCGCTGAAGCTCTCGAACATGATTATCAGCTTCTCCGGCACGCTGGCGGATATTATTCCGGCGTTCATGACGTTTGAAAATACGCAGCTGTACTTTGCCCTGATCCTGACGGTTATTGCCTGTCTGATTCTTGGACTCGGCCTCCCGACCACGGCTACGTACGTTATTCTTGCTGCGATGGTGGCACCGGCCCTTGTAGACCTGGGTGTTCCAATTCTTGCGGCTCACCTGTTCGTTCTTTACTACGGGGTGCTTGCGGACGACACGCCGCCGATCAACCTGCCGGCATACGCTACTGCAGGGATTGCCAATGCTGAACCGGTCCGGACCGGTGTACAGGGCTTTAAGTATGATTCCGGGGCACTTCTGCTTCCGTTTGCCTTTGCGACGAACCCGATTATCCTTCTTCTGACAGATGCATCGTGGACGATCGTAGCGGTAAATATCTTTACAGCACTTGTCGGAATCATTGCCTTTGCTTCTGTGATTCAGGGATGGTTTGTGCTTAAGTATTACTGGTTTGAGCGCTGGGCAGCTCTTATTGCCGCTCTTGTCCTGATCAACCACCACTGGATTTCCGACCTGATCGGAATTGGTATTGTGGCTATTCTCTTTACCTCCCAGTTCATCCGAGGCAGAAAAGAGAAAGAGAAGCAGGACACTCCAGTCACAGAATAG
- a CDS encoding LysR family transcriptional regulator, whose product MNLQALRYFLEVARCLNFSKAAKNLHISQPGLSQQIHALEEQFNFKLLTRTTRTVKLTKEGMFLYKKLQPSFETIEQTLMDIQEHGTIPQKNISIAAVPSAASNWVPALLPGLRAKFSDVEFYIQETSSKRVIELVRSRESDVGLFRTSSTLGETQEESTSIFEISRHPVLLVVSASHPLAAQDSVNLSEMSGETFLHYDPETSPSLHGVLEQACRTAGFVPRTMGIGPEMLTISNLIASGIGITLMPADMIDLLPGDKIKGIRIEGQELYSSISAVWNTSNFIPPVTQFALELLKEASGAFPAAVSGR is encoded by the coding sequence ATGAACTTACAGGCACTCCGCTATTTTCTCGAGGTTGCCCGCTGTCTCAACTTTAGTAAGGCTGCGAAAAACCTGCATATCTCCCAGCCCGGGCTGAGCCAGCAGATTCACGCTTTGGAAGAGCAGTTCAATTTCAAGCTCCTCACCAGAACCACCCGCACAGTCAAACTGACGAAAGAAGGAATGTTCCTTTATAAAAAGCTGCAGCCTTCGTTTGAAACGATTGAGCAGACCCTCATGGACATCCAGGAACACGGTACAATTCCACAGAAGAACATTTCTATCGCTGCCGTTCCATCCGCTGCCAGCAACTGGGTGCCGGCCCTTCTGCCCGGCCTGCGCGCAAAATTCAGCGACGTTGAATTCTACATCCAGGAAACTTCGTCCAAACGGGTCATTGAGCTCGTTCGAAGCCGCGAAAGCGATGTAGGCCTCTTTCGGACCTCTTCCACCTTGGGTGAGACCCAGGAAGAGTCAACCAGTATTTTCGAAATTTCCCGTCACCCTGTCCTTCTCGTTGTTTCCGCTTCTCACCCCCTGGCTGCACAGGATAGTGTCAACCTTAGTGAAATGAGCGGCGAAACGTTTCTTCATTATGATCCGGAAACATCTCCCTCCCTTCATGGAGTTTTAGAACAGGCCTGCCGGACAGCCGGATTCGTTCCGCGGACGATGGGCATTGGTCCGGAAATGCTGACAATCAGCAACCTGATTGCAAGCGGAATCGGCATCACGCTGATGCCGGCTGACATGATCGACCTGCTTCCCGGCGATAAAATAAAAGGCATCCGGATTGAAGGACAGGAACTGTACAGCTCCATCTCAGCAGTCTGGAATACATCCAATTTCATTCCTCCTGTCACGCAGTTTGCACTGGAGCTTTTGAAAGAAGCATCCGGGGCGTTTCCAGCGGCTGTAAGCGGCAGATAA
- a CDS encoding NAD(P)H-dependent amine dehydrogenase family protein — MSGIKLLQFGLGPIGLEVIRKAVDVHGLTLAGAVDINPEYTGKDVGELAGTGSTETPVVSTIQEMPPHSEEESPRVAVHCTGSNLKRIWPQIKDLLDHGYSVVSTCEELSYPWHRYPALSEEIDAYAKSKGLAVLGTGVNPGFVMDTMTLCITSVVNEVGDVKAERKVDVSRRRVPLQKKVGCGMTVGEFEALAEKDAIGHVGLEESARLIAYGLGMDLVSVKNTIKPVVAQEALTLTSGRIEKGMVCGQHQVVLAESADGRTITLELTMAAGAEQEDRVKIGGGEALELVIPNGVFGDTATAAMALNMAKVVGGHDGAGLFTMADLPLPRNIRARAGVGMAGGTQ; from the coding sequence ATGAGCGGAATTAAACTGCTTCAATTTGGACTCGGACCCATTGGACTTGAAGTGATCAGAAAAGCGGTGGATGTGCACGGACTTACTCTGGCCGGTGCGGTGGATATTAACCCGGAATATACCGGAAAAGATGTCGGGGAACTTGCCGGGACCGGCAGCACGGAAACACCGGTTGTCAGTACCATTCAGGAGATGCCCCCCCACTCTGAAGAAGAGTCACCAAGAGTGGCGGTCCACTGCACAGGATCAAACCTGAAGCGGATTTGGCCGCAGATTAAAGATCTGCTCGATCACGGATACTCTGTCGTCTCCACCTGCGAGGAGCTCTCGTATCCGTGGCATCGTTACCCTGCCCTGTCTGAAGAGATCGATGCATATGCAAAATCGAAAGGACTTGCCGTTCTTGGAACAGGTGTGAATCCCGGTTTTGTAATGGATACAATGACGCTCTGTATAACGTCTGTGGTTAATGAGGTCGGTGATGTAAAGGCGGAACGGAAAGTGGACGTGTCGCGCCGGAGGGTGCCTCTGCAGAAAAAAGTCGGCTGCGGGATGACCGTTGGCGAGTTCGAAGCACTGGCTGAAAAGGATGCCATCGGTCATGTGGGGCTTGAAGAGTCAGCACGGCTGATCGCATACGGCCTCGGCATGGATCTGGTCAGCGTGAAGAACACGATAAAACCGGTCGTGGCACAGGAAGCGCTTACCCTGACCTCCGGGCGGATTGAAAAAGGGATGGTCTGCGGGCAGCATCAGGTTGTGCTGGCTGAATCAGCAGACGGACGAACCATCACACTCGAACTGACGATGGCAGCAGGTGCCGAGCAGGAAGACCGGGTGAAAATCGGCGGAGGAGAAGCACTTGAACTTGTGATTCCAAACGGGGTGTTCGGTGACACAGCGACAGCGGCGATGGCTTTGAACATGGCGAAGGTCGTGGGCGGACATGACGGAGCCGGCCTGTTTACCATGGCAGACCTGCCTTTACCGAGAAACATTCGAGCCCGGGCGGGAGTCGGAATGGCCGGCGGAACACAATGA
- the ppc gene encoding phosphoenolpyruvate carboxylase: MHETTDNRTLLRNDVKRLGAILGNVLKQHGGEELFEKVERIREAAKELRANYTDESYEQLKKEIESLESPTRQHVIRAFSTYFHLINIAEHNHRIRRSRQYQLDDEELQPFSIESAVRAIKDGNYPEDVIQEVLDDLSIELIMTAHPTEATKRTILEIQKRISTIIQKQDNPLMTRKERRRLDESLVNEVTALWQTDELRQVKPTVIDEVKNGLYYFDTTLFSVLPALHQELEDQLDDYFPGHTWRVPNFLHFGSWIGGDRDGNPFVTPEVTWETLKLQRGLALKKYEESLTELMRRFSQSSKYVPVSEELRESVEKEEKAYMRRGETWKLETEYYRRKFGIMLKRLRNVDKSKSGYDSAEELLDDLKMIKRSALEHNQPGQKLKKLDKLIRQVELFGFHLATLDIRNHSGEHETAIAEILKMVGIADDYSSLSEDEKLKVLNDVLQDPRPLMLLHEDYSEETREIFRVFQLIREAHDTFGPRSIEVYLVSMTQSSSDLLEVLVLAKEAGIYRLHPDGKVESGLHVAPLLETVNDLIAGPEIMKTLFEMDVYRNHIHQRGNHQEIMLGYSDGSKDGGTLTANWKLFKAQQEIHDTASQFGVGLKFFHGRGGSLGRGGGPLNRSILSQPAQTLGDGVKITEQGEVLSSRYMLKDIAFRNLEQAASALLEGSAKAKDGVQEVKAEWDAAMEEISGHSLQKYQGLVFGDEDFLTYFKQATPLREIKELNIGSRPTSRKGSERFEDLRAIPWVFAWTQCRQNLPAWYAAGTGLSAFADKGEDNVKLLQEMYEKWPFFQATVNNLQMALMKADLQTAKEYVNLVEDKAVGERIFGDISDEFHRTRDVLLRISGGEDLLAHTPNIQGSVHRRNPYVDPLSFLQVDLIKKLRASEEHSEEHLTEVLLTISGVAAGLVNTG, from the coding sequence ATGCACGAAACGACAGATAACCGTACATTACTGAGAAACGACGTGAAGCGCCTCGGTGCGATTCTCGGCAACGTCCTGAAGCAGCATGGCGGAGAAGAGCTTTTTGAAAAAGTCGAACGTATTCGCGAAGCGGCAAAAGAGCTTCGCGCCAACTACACAGATGAATCCTATGAGCAGTTAAAGAAGGAAATTGAAAGCCTTGAATCACCAACGCGCCAGCATGTGATTCGGGCATTCTCCACCTACTTTCACCTCATTAATATAGCGGAGCATAACCACCGGATCCGCCGCTCCCGCCAGTACCAGCTGGATGATGAAGAGCTCCAGCCATTTTCGATTGAGAGCGCGGTGCGCGCGATCAAGGATGGTAATTACCCTGAAGATGTGATTCAGGAAGTTCTGGATGATCTTTCAATTGAACTGATTATGACGGCTCACCCGACTGAGGCTACAAAGCGGACTATTCTTGAAATTCAGAAGCGGATTTCCACGATAATTCAGAAGCAGGACAACCCGCTCATGACCCGGAAGGAACGACGCCGTCTTGACGAATCACTTGTGAACGAGGTCACTGCTCTCTGGCAGACCGATGAACTGCGCCAGGTGAAGCCTACGGTCATCGACGAAGTGAAAAACGGCCTTTATTACTTTGATACGACGCTCTTCAGCGTTCTCCCGGCCCTTCATCAGGAACTGGAAGATCAGCTCGATGACTATTTTCCAGGGCATACGTGGCGTGTGCCGAACTTTCTTCACTTCGGATCCTGGATCGGCGGCGACCGTGACGGCAATCCGTTTGTGACGCCTGAAGTCACATGGGAAACGCTCAAGCTCCAGCGCGGTCTTGCGCTGAAAAAATACGAGGAATCCCTTACGGAGCTCATGCGACGGTTCAGCCAGTCTTCCAAATACGTCCCGGTGAGTGAAGAACTCCGCGAGTCCGTGGAAAAAGAGGAAAAGGCGTACATGCGGCGCGGGGAGACGTGGAAGCTTGAGACGGAGTATTACCGGCGCAAATTCGGGATCATGCTTAAACGTCTGCGGAATGTGGATAAATCCAAGTCAGGCTATGACTCAGCTGAAGAATTGCTTGATGATCTGAAAATGATTAAACGCAGCGCTCTAGAGCACAACCAGCCCGGCCAGAAGCTGAAAAAGCTTGATAAACTGATTCGTCAGGTCGAACTGTTCGGTTTCCATCTGGCTACTCTCGACATCCGTAACCACAGCGGTGAGCATGAAACGGCGATTGCGGAAATTCTGAAGATGGTCGGCATCGCCGATGACTACAGCAGCCTGAGCGAAGATGAGAAGCTCAAGGTATTAAACGATGTGCTGCAGGATCCCCGTCCTCTTATGCTTCTGCACGAGGACTATTCCGAAGAAACCCGGGAGATCTTCAGAGTATTTCAGCTCATTAGAGAAGCACATGACACGTTCGGACCGAGGTCGATTGAGGTTTATCTCGTCAGTATGACCCAGTCGTCCAGTGATCTTCTGGAAGTGCTCGTGCTTGCAAAAGAAGCAGGTATTTACCGGCTGCATCCTGACGGAAAAGTCGAGAGCGGACTGCACGTGGCACCACTTCTTGAAACGGTAAACGACCTGATTGCCGGCCCGGAGATCATGAAGACACTGTTTGAAATGGACGTGTACCGCAATCACATTCACCAGCGCGGCAATCACCAGGAGATCATGCTCGGCTACTCCGATGGAAGCAAGGATGGGGGTACACTGACGGCTAACTGGAAGCTGTTTAAAGCGCAGCAGGAAATTCACGATACAGCCAGCCAGTTCGGCGTCGGTCTGAAGTTTTTCCATGGACGAGGCGGCTCACTCGGACGAGGCGGCGGCCCGCTTAACCGGAGCATTCTCTCCCAGCCGGCCCAAACGCTAGGTGACGGAGTGAAAATTACCGAACAGGGTGAAGTGCTGTCTTCACGCTACATGCTGAAGGATATTGCCTTCCGGAATCTCGAGCAGGCGGCTTCAGCCCTTCTGGAAGGATCTGCAAAAGCCAAAGACGGAGTGCAAGAAGTGAAAGCAGAGTGGGACGCGGCGATGGAGGAAATCTCCGGCCATTCCCTGCAAAAGTACCAGGGTCTTGTGTTCGGTGACGAGGACTTCCTCACGTACTTCAAGCAGGCGACACCGCTCAGGGAAATCAAGGAGTTAAATATCGGTTCCCGCCCGACAAGCCGGAAGGGAAGCGAAAGGTTTGAAGACCTGCGTGCCATTCCGTGGGTATTTGCCTGGACACAGTGCCGTCAGAATCTGCCGGCCTGGTATGCAGCGGGGACCGGACTTTCGGCATTTGCTGACAAAGGTGAAGACAACGTGAAACTTCTTCAGGAAATGTACGAGAAGTGGCCGTTCTTCCAGGCGACAGTCAACAACCTCCAGATGGCCCTTATGAAAGCCGATCTCCAAACGGCAAAAGAGTACGTAAACCTTGTGGAGGATAAGGCTGTCGGAGAACGGATCTTCGGGGACATCAGCGATGAATTCCACCGTACCAGGGACGTATTGCTGCGTATTTCCGGAGGCGAAGACCTTCTCGCGCATACACCGAACATCCAGGGATCGGTTCACCGCCGGAATCCTTACGTGGATCCGCTCAGCTTCCTTCAGGTTGACCTGATCAAGAAGCTGCGTGCATCAGAGGAACACTCAGAGGAGCACCTGACGGAAGTGCTGCTCACCATCAGCGGTGTGGCGGCAGGACTTGTGAATACAGGCTGA
- a CDS encoding CapA family protein, producing the protein MKKTGIIFTAFLLSSAAFIVFITIFQTEEPVYADELGTRSGEASAERSGDVSRPVITDVRIGAVGDVLLHARVYDDAETEDGGYDFLPMLEEIEPYIQELDFVMANQESMPGGTDIGLSTYPLFNSPRQIATDLQTVGFDFLSLANNHSLDAGLEGIYSSIDHLNDIGMDYTGIFESPEDRETDRIIDVNGIDFGILSYTYGTNGIPIPRGHEYSVSLLDNPDLPDEIAALREKSDVVVVHAHWGDEYVRTPNAEQERLAQVMVDAGADIIIGHHPHVLQPMEWLEDEDGREAIVYYSLGNFLSGQVFEYTDIGGIARLNVRKIEQGGDSRIELSRPDILPTFVHHEDHDDYRVILLEDAYGKEYIDKSAEKLIGHTEQYFDDE; encoded by the coding sequence TTGAAAAAAACAGGGATTATTTTCACCGCATTCCTTCTTTCTTCCGCAGCCTTCATCGTGTTTATCACTATTTTTCAGACAGAAGAACCCGTATATGCAGATGAACTGGGAACAAGAAGCGGTGAAGCATCTGCAGAACGCAGCGGAGATGTTTCCCGTCCAGTCATTACTGACGTCCGAATCGGGGCTGTAGGCGATGTCCTTCTTCACGCACGTGTGTACGATGACGCGGAAACGGAGGACGGCGGATACGATTTTCTGCCGATGCTCGAGGAGATTGAACCGTACATACAGGAACTTGATTTTGTAATGGCCAATCAGGAGTCAATGCCCGGCGGAACGGACATCGGCCTGTCCACCTACCCTCTTTTTAACAGCCCCCGCCAGATCGCAACGGACCTGCAGACAGTGGGCTTTGATTTTCTGAGTCTTGCCAACAACCACTCTCTCGATGCGGGACTGGAAGGGATCTACAGCAGCATTGACCACCTCAATGATATTGGAATGGATTACACCGGTATTTTTGAAAGCCCTGAGGATCGGGAAACGGACAGGATCATTGATGTGAACGGGATTGATTTCGGGATTCTTTCCTACACGTACGGCACGAACGGCATTCCGATCCCCCGGGGACATGAGTACAGCGTGTCCCTTCTGGACAACCCTGATCTGCCGGACGAAATTGCTGCACTAAGGGAAAAATCCGATGTGGTCGTTGTTCACGCTCACTGGGGAGATGAATACGTGCGCACACCAAACGCCGAGCAGGAGCGCCTGGCGCAGGTAATGGTCGATGCAGGTGCAGACATTATCATTGGGCACCATCCACATGTGCTCCAGCCGATGGAGTGGCTTGAGGATGAAGACGGCCGGGAGGCAATCGTCTATTACTCCCTCGGAAACTTCCTCTCCGGCCAGGTATTTGAATACACCGATATCGGAGGGATTGCGCGCTTAAATGTACGAAAAATTGAGCAGGGCGGTGACTCCCGCATCGAGTTGTCCCGGCCTGATATACTGCCGACGTTCGTTCATCACGAAGATCATGACGACTACCGCGTTATTCTTCTGGAAGATGCTTACGGAAAAGAGTACATTGATAAATCAGCTGAAAAACTAATCGGGCACACCGAACAATATTTCGATGATGAATAA